In Callithrix jacchus isolate 240 chromosome 18, calJac240_pri, whole genome shotgun sequence, one DNA window encodes the following:
- the FCGR2B gene encoding low affinity immunoglobulin gamma Fc region receptor II-b isoform X2, which produces MEILSFLPVLASENERADCKSPQTWGHMLLWTAVLFLAPVAGTPAAPPKAVLKLEPPWINVLQEDSVTLTCQGAHSPESDSTQWFHSGNLIPTQKQPSYSFKANNNDSGEYRCQTSRTSLSDPVNLTVLSEWLVIQTPRLKFQEGETIMLRCHSWKDKPLVKVTFFQNGKSKKFSRLDASFAIPQANHSHSGDYHCTGSIGHTLRSSKPVTITVQVSSMSSSRMGIISAVVAGIAVVAIVAAVVALIYCRKKRISALPGNPERREMGETLPEKPANPTNPDEADKVGAENTITYSLLMHPDAPEELIEPDDPNRI; this is translated from the exons ATGGAAATCCTGTCATTCCTACCTGTCCTTGCCAGTGAGAATGAACGGGCTGACTGCAAGTCCCCCCAGACTTGGGGACACATGCTTCTCTGGACAGCTGTGCTATTCCTAG CTCCTGTTGCTGGGACACCTG caGCTCCCCCGAAGGCTGTGCTGAAACTCGAGCCCCCCTGGATCAACGTGCTCCAGGAGGACTCGGTGACTCTGACGTGCCAGGGGGCTCACAGCCCTGAGAGTGACTCCACTCAGTGGTTCCACAGTGGGAATCTCATCCCCACCCAAAAGCAGCCCAGCTACAGCTTCAAGGCCAACAACAACGACAGCGGGGAATACAGGTGCCAGACCAGCCGGACCAGCCTGAGTGACCCCGTGAATCTGACTGTGCTTTCCG AGTGGTTGGTGATCCAGACCCCTAGGTTGAAGTTCCAAGAGGGAGAAACCATCATGCTGAGGTGCCACAGCTGGAAAGACAAGCCTCTGGTCAAGGTTACATTCTTCCAGAACGGAAAATCCAAGAAATTTTCCCGTTTGGATGCAAGCTTCGCCATCCCACAAGCAAACCACAGTCACAGTGGTGATTACCACTGCACAGGAAGCATAGGCCACACGCTGCGCTCTTCCAAGCCTGTGACCATCACTGTCCAAG TGTCCAGCATGAGCTCTTCGCGGATGGGGATCATTTCGGCCGTGGTCGCTGGGATTGCTGTAGTGGCCATTGTTGCTGCTGTAGTGGCCTTGATCTACTGCAGGAAAAAGCGGATTTCAG CTCTCCCAGGAAACCCTGAGCGCAGGGAAATGGGAGAGACCCTCCCTGAGAAACCAG CCAATCCCACTAATCCTGACGAGGCTGACAAAGTTGGG GCTGAGAACACAATCACCTATTCACTTCTCATGCACCCAGATGCTCCGGAAGAATTAATAGAGCCCGATGACCCGAACCGTATTTAG
- the FCGR2B gene encoding low affinity immunoglobulin gamma Fc region receptor II-b isoform X1, producing the protein MEILSFLPVLASENERADCKSPQTWGHMLLWTAVLFLAPVAGTPAAPPKAVLKLEPPWINVLQEDSVTLTCQGAHSPESDSTQWFHSGNLIPTQKQPSYSFKANNNDSGEYRCQTSRTSLSDPVNLTVLSEWLVIQTPRLKFQEGETIMLRCHSWKDKPLVKVTFFQNGKSKKFSRLDASFAIPQANHSHSGDYHCTGSIGHTLRSSKPVTITVQVSSMSSSRMGIISAVVAGIAVVAIVAAVVALIYCRKKRISANPTNPDEADKVGAENTITYSLLMHPDAPEELIEPDDPNRI; encoded by the exons ATGGAAATCCTGTCATTCCTACCTGTCCTTGCCAGTGAGAATGAACGGGCTGACTGCAAGTCCCCCCAGACTTGGGGACACATGCTTCTCTGGACAGCTGTGCTATTCCTAG CTCCTGTTGCTGGGACACCTG caGCTCCCCCGAAGGCTGTGCTGAAACTCGAGCCCCCCTGGATCAACGTGCTCCAGGAGGACTCGGTGACTCTGACGTGCCAGGGGGCTCACAGCCCTGAGAGTGACTCCACTCAGTGGTTCCACAGTGGGAATCTCATCCCCACCCAAAAGCAGCCCAGCTACAGCTTCAAGGCCAACAACAACGACAGCGGGGAATACAGGTGCCAGACCAGCCGGACCAGCCTGAGTGACCCCGTGAATCTGACTGTGCTTTCCG AGTGGTTGGTGATCCAGACCCCTAGGTTGAAGTTCCAAGAGGGAGAAACCATCATGCTGAGGTGCCACAGCTGGAAAGACAAGCCTCTGGTCAAGGTTACATTCTTCCAGAACGGAAAATCCAAGAAATTTTCCCGTTTGGATGCAAGCTTCGCCATCCCACAAGCAAACCACAGTCACAGTGGTGATTACCACTGCACAGGAAGCATAGGCCACACGCTGCGCTCTTCCAAGCCTGTGACCATCACTGTCCAAG TGTCCAGCATGAGCTCTTCGCGGATGGGGATCATTTCGGCCGTGGTCGCTGGGATTGCTGTAGTGGCCATTGTTGCTGCTGTAGTGGCCTTGATCTACTGCAGGAAAAAGCGGATTTCAG CCAATCCCACTAATCCTGACGAGGCTGACAAAGTTGGG GCTGAGAACACAATCACCTATTCACTTCTCATGCACCCAGATGCTCCGGAAGAATTAATAGAGCCCGATGACCCGAACCGTATTTAG